TGCTCCTCGCTGAATCGGCTGGACTTCATGCTGGTCCTCCTCGGGTTCTATGCCCGGGAGAGATCCAATTTTCATCTGACCCGGATTTAGGGGGTCAGGTCACTCAATGCCGAGTCTGGTATGAGAAAAGTCTTTTCTAGTCTTACGGGTACGTTGGAAAGCTTCCTATTCGAGGGCGTCAGACCATAAAGCGGGAACAAATATAGGCGATACTCACAGTCTTCATCTTGGTTCAGCAGATTGGCCCAGGGCCTTTCTGAAAGGGCAGGGTATAAAAACGGTCTAGCGACGCAATCACGCAAGAGTGTTTTGTCGAGGGTGCCAGGGCTTAAATTTAAGGTCACACTGATTGGGAGTTCATCGCGAATTCTTACGAGAGACTTTACCAGCGGAGCTTGCTTGATGATGAAATTTGGATCTGAACGGTATTCATAGAAATTGAGAGGAGTCAGGAGGGCCCACGTCACGATGATCAGCGTGTAGCGACCGGCCCGTGCGATTATGGGTTCGAATCGTGATGGCAGGACTTTTTGACGCAAAATCTGGCCATCTGATAGGCACCAAGAGATCCAGAGTGGCAAGGCGACATAGAACGCTGGATTGTAAAAGAAATAAGCCGTACCCTCCTGTAACTTTACGAAGGTCACCATCAGCAGTCCCGCCCCCAATGAGCCCAACGTGTACAAGGTGGTGGGGGTTTTCCATAGATTCGCAGGTCCGGCGGCCATCACGTTGCGCAGCAGGACCCACCAAGAAAAACAGAAATGTAAACCGAAAAATATGCCCAGTGATGCGACGGTGAGACCCACGGACCGCCAGGTCAACTCCCTCACACCAGTCTGACTGCCAGGTAATTGAATGATTTGCTCGCCTAAATAGCCGTAATTTCTGATGTGGTGAAACCATTCAATGCTGATCGATGCGCCAAGCTTGGGGGCTGCGATTGCATAGGCTGTTTCGAAAGTAACGCCGCCCACGATCAAGGTTGCCAGAGCGAAACAAATCCAGGTCCGTTTCACCGTTGCTCCTGGAAGCAGCAACGCACGCAATCCCCACAGGCCTGAATAAATGACCCCTACCGGACTTTTGGCGTACGCCAGCATCCCTGATAGTACCAGTACGAAGCAGAGGGCTCGACGGTCAAGTCTCTCTTGAAAAAGAGGCTTCATTCCGATGAAAAAGAGACCCATCGAGAGGACGTAACTCTCTGAGATGAATGGGTTGTGATGCACCAAGGTCCACGGGTCTACGAGCCAAGGCAGCAAGGCCAGGGCGGTACAGGTTAGAAGCCAGGCGGATGGGATGTCGTCATGTTCGACCTTCGTGATGGCCGTGGTTGCATAGGTGGTGCAGAAAATCAGCAGGGGAGCGAATAGCACCCATTGCGCCACGCCGTAGACCAGCAGGATACTACCACCAGAAATCAGGCTGATGCTGGCCATCAGGGTATGCGAAAGGACGTGGTAAGGGGTGAAGATGAGCCCGTGTAATCCTGTAGACGTGATGCCATAGTTTTTGATCATGGCGGCGATGCTGGCGTGAAAGAGGGTGTCCCGATGAATGAGGCCCGCGTTCACGCGTTGCGTCACGTCGAAGGGGGAAAAACCACAGTCTAGAATGAGCGCGGCAGCGGTGGCTGCCATCAAGACGAGGCCGAGCCAATCCTCTCTGCGCAGTCGAAGCTTCGTCGCAATCAGATATGCACCGATGCCACAACCGCCGAACAGGATCGCTCCAAATAGTGGGCGCGGCCCATAAACCAGGCCCAACAAGCTTCCATAAGTAGCGAGCAAACCCCAGGGCACGCTACCCGTGATGAAAGAGAGGCTGTAGAAGTAAACCAGGATTCCTAGACACGCCATTGCGACCGGGAGTGTTTCCACGAAAACGCCAGCATCTCTCAGCAAGATGTGACCGCCTGAAAACACGAACACGGAGCTTCCGAGCAAGGCGGCAAAGATTCGGTTCAATTCGCGGGGGGAGGGGTCCAGCCATTCCTGCGTAACACTTGCGCGGCGCCACGTCGAGGGGGACGCCGAATTGACTTCAGATGGTGATGCTTGATTCATTTCTACGAAAGCCACGTCTTAGCGGGCTGCGTTTTGCCCTGACTGTTCTCGAAATTAGATCCCCGGCATCGAATTGACACGGGACACTGACCTCGCACCGGTTTTCGAAGGGAATTTTCGGGTGTGCCTGCATGATGCTTGAGGGAGGCAATGGAAATCCAAGCGCACATCATCTTCGTCATTGTAAGAGGTACCCACGCTGAGGAGAATGTCCAGCACGCTATGTAGCCTCTCTGTTTGAGGTGCTCGTCAATCCTGCCGAGACACAACGTTTGGTGCGTAGAGGCGGCTGACACATTTTGAACCCGATTGCTTTACGCACCGCACCCGGAAAGTTGGACACGGTTGGCTGAGGTAGAGTGCTTCAGAGCAATCCTTGCGGGCGGAACTGGTCTGAGCGAGTCAAAAGGCCATTGTGAGGGCGATGGGAAGTCACTGTGGTGTCAGATCTGGCTCAAGCGGAAACGTGTTTAAAGCTTGCACGCAGATTACCCGATAAGCTTTCTGGGCATCGGCGACATCCGAGTTATTTGCCTCCGCTGCATATTTGTAAAGAAAATTTTCTATTGAGGGAATCTCCATGCCCGCTCCGCGTTTGAAGCCAGCCAGCATCATATGCATCTTGGCGGCGTCGCTTTTGGCTTGTCAGGCCGAAAGGCAACCCATCGGTGTGACATTGACGCCTCTCGCATTAGGACCTGCTGCAACAGCAAGCAGCCAGGATGCGCAGGGGGGAGCGTCTCCTGCGGCGGCAACATCCAACGCCAAGGGCTCAGAGCCGTCGTCGGATAACCCCAACTCACCGAATCACGCGCAATCTCCAACCTCGCCCCAGAGAGTGGTCCATTTCCGTGAGGATTTCAGCGGTAGCGCGATCGACGGGACCAGTTGGAGCGTTCACGAGAAATCGGGCGTGGTGAGGCTGAAAGACGGTTGGCTGAACGTGATGCAAGTGGTGGGCGAGGCAGATTTTCCGCTGCTGGTTAGCAGTGAAAAGGTCATTCCTAAGTCCGGGCCCTGGTATTTTGAAAGCAAGGCGCAATGGCTGAGCGCAGTCAATGAGTCGATTGCCTCCTCCCTCAATTGGGACGTTCTTCCTCCCAGCGGCCCAGCTGACCCAGGCTTCGTTCCCCCGACAGTTGAAGTTAGAAACTACTGGTACAAGCCAACGGTGACCGTGAGAACTGGAAGCAAAGAGGTCACTGGCCAATTGGATGACACGTCGCAGGAACCATTCGTCATTCGCCTGGAATTTGACGGAAAAAGTGACTACCAGGTTCTGGTGAACTCCAAAATTGTCGTCTCTGAGCAGATGACGCGGCGTCCCCGCTACTTCTGGATAGGGCGCTACCCCAACGTCCCCGTTCCGGGCGCCCGCTTCCATAATTGGCGCGTGGATTACATCGAGACCGGCCCCCTGGAGCAACTGACACGTGCGCCCAGTCCATCCCCCTCCCCTTCGGAGGGCAGCAATTAGGGAACGCGCTTCTGTTTGAAACGTTTTAGAGCCAGTCGCAACTCCTCTAAGACTCCAGTTCGCTGCTTCAAGGGGGCAGATCGTGGTCCCCCAACTGAATGATGAGACACTCAAACCAGAATGACCGAAGATTTGAACTTCAGGCAACCTTCCTCCGTGTTCAGAGTGCTCGTATTTCCTGCTTGTAACGAACCGGGGCTCGAGATCATCCATTCTTTGATCAAAAGCAATAAAGTTGAGGTGGTTGGCGGGAGTAGCCAGGATCACCAGTACGATCCAGCTCGAGCCATACTCCGGGACTATCACGACATTTCCAGCCTCCAATCCCCCGGGTTCGCGGCTGATTTCCGGGCTTTTCTGACACGTCAGGCTATCGATCTAGTATTCCCGACGACAGACGCCCTAGTCGCCGAGTTCTCGAGCTGGACGTCGCCAACCACGCGTTTCGTGACGCCAGGAGAGCATTGCGCGCGCATCCTGCTTTCGAAATCAGAGACCTATCGTCATCTGGAAGGCGTCGTTCCGGTACCGGAGGTTTATCCTTCTGCGCCAGACGGGAGGCCAGCCTTTGCCAAACCGGACATCGGTTCTGGCTCTCGTGGCGGTCGGATCCTGCAGTCTGTGGATGATTATTACAACGCGCGTGGTGAAGGCTTATTGGTGACGGAGTACCTTCCCGGCGAGGAATGCACGGTGGATTGTGTCAGTGACCTAGCAGGGCGACTGTTGGTGGCAAATCCACGCGTCAGGGGGAAAGTGGGGAGGGGCATCGCACTCGGCGCGAAATCATTCGTTTCCGCTCAAATCCAGGAATGGCTGTCCGCGGCATCTTCCAAACTTCATCTCCGAGGCCCCTGGTTTGCTCAGTTCAAACGAGATCGCGAGGGGAATTACAAACTGTTGGAGATCAACGCGCGCGTGGCTGGTTCAATGGGACTTACCCGTTATTCAGGTGTCAACATTCCCCTGATGTGTGTGTTCATGTTTCTTGGTTACAACGTCCAGGTCCCTCAGTTGCAATCGGGAGTCCTGGTGAATCGCTCGTTGGCGAGTTGGGTCGAAATGCATCCCTACGATGCGGTCATCTGGGATCTTGATGACACATTGCTCCGTAAAGACGGAAAACCGGACCCAATCGCGGTAGCTCATCTCATTGACGGGCACAATCGAGGCATACGGCAGTTTTTGTTGAGCAAGAATCGGGACGTAGACGGCGTGCTGCGTAGATTTTGTATTCCTCGTCTGTTCAGTGATGTACGTCAGTCGGAAAATAAATTTGAAACCTTGCGTCAGATGATAGCCGACCATCACTTGGAACTGAGCAAATTGGTACTTGTCAACGACTCCTATTCGGAGTTATTCCAATTTCAGGCGGCCTTCCCTGAGATTCGCATCGTGACCCCTGCGGACATCGACTGTCTCGGCTGGGAAACCCTTGCCTGAATTGGTTGGTTCAACGCCTCTCGTGACAGGTCCTGTTGTCCTTGGACTGGATGCGGCCCATCCTGGGACCGTGAGGATTTCCTGAATCCGCTTCCGGAGTATGAATTGAAAGTTTTTCACTGTTTTCCCGCTTTTGAGGCGGCCGGTTCAAGTGAATGGACTGTTGAATGTTGAAAATAGATAAAGATTCGTCCTGGATATTCGCGGCTGCGATTTTATTTCCTGCAGTCATCTACTTTTTTTATACTCCCACCTGGGAAACAAATGATGACATCGCAATGATGAGCATTGCGCACGGATTTGGCCTTGTGGCGGAATCCAGCCCCAATATTCTTTTGTCGAACGTATTGATCGGGTATCTGGTTTGTATTATTCCGGAGATGTTTGGAATACTTGGGTACTCGATATTTTCCGTCTTTTCAATTTTTTTAGCTCTTTTTTTTAGTGTCTATTCGCTTCGGGTGATGCAAGTCCGCTGGGCATTCCTGGTGATCGGATTAATTTTTGTCTTTCTTCGACCTTTTCTGTTCATCCAGTTCACGGCCACTGCAGGCCTTCTGACTGCAGCAGCGGTCCTTTCCTGGATTGCTTGGGGTCGCACCGAAAAGAAAATACTGCTAATCGGCGGGTGGTGTCTCGCGTTCCTGGGCTTGCTTGTTCGTCCTCGGGAGTTTGTGCTGGTGTTGTTTGTTGCTGCGCCGATGTTGCCCTGGCGAATGCTGTTTACCGACATCGTGGCAAGACGATGCGGGCTTGTGTTTGTTACCTCGGCTGCATTCGCGTTCTGGCTTGATGCTCGGGCTTACAGTGCGGCACCTTGGCAGGACATCGTGAGCATGGGCGGAAACTTGGGGCAGATCTTGCTGTGGATCGCAGATGAACGCTTGATGCGTCAACCCGATGTCATGAGTCAGTTTCAATACAGTATCAATGATCTGAGGCTGTTGAAGTCGTGGTTTTTTGTGGACCGTTCACTGGTCGACCCGGTAAGACTGGGGGGCGCATTGAAGGATGTTGGACCCCTCTCGGACGGTGTGTATACCTTCGGCTATCTGGGCTACACAGGGGTCCGCGCCGTCCTGGACAGCCACGTCTTTCCATTGGTGATTCCCGTGGGAGTGTTTCTGTTCCTGAGGCCGAATCGGCGTTACGCCTTGGCTTGCCTCTTGTGTTTATTCGCTTTTTTTCTCTTGGGTGCCTGGGGGCGACCTGCGCCGGTGCGTGTCGCGTTTGCGCCGCTGGCTCTGTTGCTGCTTACCACATTGACCTTCCCGCGCCCTCGCTTCCACCCGGTCTACTATGCTGTGCTGTGTGCAACAGCCCTGGCGCACGGCGCTCACATCGCCCAGGCTTCGCGTGATTACCAGGCATTACTGAGCCAGATACGCGGGCAACTCTGTTCGTTCCCGAGAGAAGTCGTCACCATTTGGGCCGACAGTTTGCCGTCTGAGGCCATCTATCCGGTTTTCAAGGTGCCGCACGAGGTGCGACAGTTGAAGTTTTATACGCTGGGCGAGCAGGCCTACATGCCATTTTCGAACTCTTATCCACTGGAAAAATCAGGACGAGGTTTTCTTACGCGTTTGCGGTCTCCAGAAGGGGTCTTGCTGGTCGCGAGAAATGAGTACGTCGAACTCCTGAGAGGCTATTGCCAAGAACACTGGGGCCTTGAGTTACGAGAAATGGCAAGTCAGGAATGTGGGGTCTTCAAGATCAGGCGCATGCGGTGTGCGGTGTCCGATTGAAAAGAGTGATTTGAACCGCGTTCAGGAATCCAAACCGTCGAAGGTGGTGCTCTCAATCAGGTACAGGGGTCTCCGTTTAACCTCATCGAAAATCTTGCCCACGTAGAGACCCACGATTCCCAATGCGCCAATGATCAAGCCTGTGGAGAGATAAATCGACACAATCAAACTGGTCCAACCCATTACCGGGGTTGCCCACAGGAAATAACGGAGAATCATCCAGGCGGCGTATGAGAATGACACCAAAGACATCAAGAGCCCCAAGCGCACTGTAATGCGCAGCATTCTGTCAGAGTGTGTGAGGATGTTGTCGAGTGCAAAATTGAACGCTTTGGTGAAGTTGTAACTCGATTGACCGTATGGCCGAATGGCGTGCTGGACGTCAATTTCTAGTCGTCGATATCCGACCCAGCTAGCAAAAAGGCTGAATGCCCTATGTTGCTCTCTCATGCTGCGGATTCCTGAAATGGCTTTCTTGGAATATATTCCAAAATTCGCGATGCGATGTTCGGAATTCCTCTCAGTAAAATACGAAAACACCTGGTGGAAAGCCCGCGATAAAAATTTTTTGAGCCAAGTGTCCATACGCTCGACACGTCGTCCCACCACGATGTCGTATCCAAGCTGAGCTGCTGCATATAGTTTGGGAATCTCTTCCGGAACATCCTGTAGGTCGCAATCCATCACGACCACCCATTCGCCGCTTGCATGGTCCAGTCCGGCGGTAATGGCACGATGTTGGCCGAAGTTTCGGGACAAGTTTATTCCCTTCACACGAGGGTCCGCAGCCGCCAGGTCACGGATGGTGTTCCAAGACTCATCCGGACTCGCGTCATTAACCAGAATGATTTCGTAATTCGCCGATATGCACTCGAGCGATGTTTTCAGGCGCTGACATAGTTCAAGAAGCCCCTCATTACAACCGTAAACAGGCGAGACAACGGACACTTGAATGCAGCAATCAGATATCGACACGGTCATTCTCCTCTGCCCGGCCCCATTAACCAAGAATCCGACACGTGGGCATTTTTCCTGTCGGGGCCTGGGGCCAGTGAGGGTAGGTGGGGAGAAAGTGGAAATGTCATTTCTTGCAAGCGCATGTTAGATGGAAGTACGGGGGCCACCCCGATATCCGGGTGACCTGGCTCTACACCATAGAAATTGTAGAGATAATTTTTCAATTCACATCCATCCTCAGGGGAGATCAGGTTCAGCCACGGCCTCTCCGAAACGGCCGGTAGGATGAACGGGCGAGCTAAGCAGTGGCTTGATGCCAGCATTGAAATGCTTCCTGGGAGCGGTTTGAACGCGACATTCAGCGACGCTTGGTCCCGGATCTCCACTAGCCTGGCAATCAGGGAATTCTCGGCCCGTTTTCCTTTTTTCGATTCTCGCAGGGGAACTTCAAACCATTCGACCACTCCAACCACAAGGAATGGTACTGCAAGAACTCCAACAGTCAGACTTCTCAACAACATTCCACGTTGATTTTCGGGTTCCCGTAATTTCATCAACTGCGTGGCGAGACTGCCAATCCAAAAGGGCAATGCTGCCACGGTTGCGAGATGGAAAAACCAGAACGCATTCCCGTCTGGAAGTTTCAGGAACAACAAGGCCATCAAGCTCAGTGCCAAACTCCCCCAAAGGTAAATTTTCACCAAGGTGCCGCTGTCATCTCCCCGACTGGGCCAAGGTCTTGCGTATCCGAGGGCAAGCAATGGTGTCACGAAGAACTGCAGCAGGAAGATAAAAATCCCCAAGACCCCGTAGGCAAGGTTGCGCAGGCTTATCTGCCCATGCAGCAAGTTTTCCGGCACCATCTGGCCGATGTATTCACCAAAATGGCCATAGCGACGAACATGCGAGAAGAGTTCCAGGCTCATGTCACCACGGCTGCTGGCCCCAGACGCTGACGGGAAAACAGCCACCACTACTGCGAACAAGACGGCGAGCGCCAGCCCCCAGTCGCGTGAGGTGCTTGAACCCGCAACGCGAATTGTTCGCAGTAAACAGAGGGCCGCAAAAATTAGACCCACAGGGCCCTTGGCACTTGCCATCAGCACGGCGAGTGCCATCATCACCGCACCATCGCGGCCTGTGAGTTTCGGCAAAAGCAGATAGGGGGAGGCCAAGACGAACAAGGTCAAACCAAGAACATGACTCTCGGAGCCCATGAAAAACAATCCCGTGGTGATCGTGTCCGTGATGGTCAAGGGGGCCAATGGCTCGGGACTGCTCAGTTTTGCGCTCAATGGCGCTTGCCACCAACCCAATGCGAGTAAAGCTAAACAGTGGAGTGTCCAGACGAGAGGAATACTGTTGAGTTTAAAACCTCCCGCGCGAATCAAAAAATACGACCAAGACACCAGCAGTAAGGGAGCAAAAAGGATCCAGTGTGCCACGGCATATACCATCACCACCGGACCGCCCGAGAGCAAACTGATACTTGCCATCAGGGCGTGAGACAGCACATGGTAAGGGGTGTAAACCAATCCATGAAGACCGGTAGAGGTCACGCCATAATTTTTGATCATCGCGGCAATACTGGCGTGGAAGGGCAGGTCCATGTGAAAGGTGCCTTCGTGAAGTTGCCGAAATACATCAAACGAGCTGTTCGAACTTGCCAGCATCAACGTACTCCCCACAACCCCCATCATTCCGATCGCGCGCGCGTGACCGTTAAGATGGCGCCTCTGAGCGATGAGGGTCAGCCCGCCCCAGGCAGCGGCAAGTCCGAAGGCTACCGTAAACAGACCCCGAGGGCCGTATGTCACACAGGTAAGGAGCCCGAGCGTCCCCACCATTCCGGGGGCCAGCCCCCCCATCCGTTGGGACAGGCCGTACAGGCTCAGCACGATTGCAACGCAGATCCCATAGATGGGTAAGGTCTGCCAAAAAACCTGAAAGGGACCCGCCGCCAAGTTTCCAAGCAGGAAAGCCAGGCTGGTGGTGGTCAGGAGTCCTGCGACGAGGAGAGTCTGCGCGGCCGACTCATCCGAGGCCTCGCGGGTGTCTACCTGAGAAGACGCCAACAATCTTTCTCGCAGGCTTTGCAAAATGCACTCCTACCGGGATTGGCCGCAGACTTGACGCATGGGGCGCCTCTTTCGGGGAACGGGGGGCGCGCCTTCAAGCAATGGAGGCCTGGATGACTCGAATGACCCGCGGTTGGCTTGCCTCCATCCCCGCCCAGAGGGGAAGCCGCAGCAGGCGTGGTGAGATCGACTCGGTCACATGTAGGTCACCGTGGGTTCTGGCCAACCGTCGCCCAGCCTTCGAATCGTGCAAGGGAACATAGTGGAAGACAGCTTGAACCTGCTCGCTCGCGAGCGTCGTCAGTAGGTCGTCACGCTGTCTGGCGTCGCGGAGCAGAATCCAGAAGATGTGGGCATTGTGCCGACAAGTTTCGGGCGGCGAGGGCAATTGGACTCCCTGCGTAATCGAAAATGGATGAAGGGCGTCTTGATAGTGGTTCCAGAGGTTGATGCGAAATTGGGTCAAATGCTCAGCTTCTTCCAATTGGGCCCATAAAAAGGCAGCGTTCAGTTCGCTTGGCAGGTAGGACGACCCCACATCCACCCAGGTATACTTGTCCACCAGCCCTTTAAAAAACCGACTGCGGTCAGTGCCTTTCTCTCGGATGATCTCGGCGCGCTCCACGAAGCGAGGGTCATTGATCACCAGGGCGCCACCTTCACCCGCCTGGATATTCTTGGTTTCGTGAAAGCTAAAGGCTGCCAGGTGGCCCCAACTTCCCAGGGGCTTGTCCTGAAAAAAGGCGTGAAGCGCTTGTGCTGCATCCTCGATCAGAAGCAGTTGATGGCGGTCGGCAATGTCTCGAATCACGTCCATCTGGCAGGCGACGCCGGCATAGTGCACGACCACGATGGCGCGCGTACGTGGCGTGATGGCCGCCTCGATCAGATTTTCATCCAGGTTCAGGGTATCCGGGCGGATGTCCACGAACACCGGTACGGCGCCCCGCAGCACGAACGCGTTGGCCGTCGAGACGAAGGTGTACGAGGGCATGATGACCTCG
The sequence above is a segment of the Candidatus Sericytochromatia bacterium genome. Coding sequences within it:
- a CDS encoding ATP-grasp domain-containing protein; this encodes MTEDLNFRQPSSVFRVLVFPACNEPGLEIIHSLIKSNKVEVVGGSSQDHQYDPARAILRDYHDISSLQSPGFAADFRAFLTRQAIDLVFPTTDALVAEFSSWTSPTTRFVTPGEHCARILLSKSETYRHLEGVVPVPEVYPSAPDGRPAFAKPDIGSGSRGGRILQSVDDYYNARGEGLLVTEYLPGEECTVDCVSDLAGRLLVANPRVRGKVGRGIALGAKSFVSAQIQEWLSAASSKLHLRGPWFAQFKRDREGNYKLLEINARVAGSMGLTRYSGVNIPLMCVFMFLGYNVQVPQLQSGVLVNRSLASWVEMHPYDAVIWDLDDTLLRKDGKPDPIAVAHLIDGHNRGIRQFLLSKNRDVDGVLRRFCIPRLFSDVRQSENKFETLRQMIADHHLELSKLVLVNDSYSELFQFQAAFPEIRIVTPADIDCLGWETLA
- a CDS encoding glycosyltransferase family 2 protein; translation: MSISDCCIQVSVVSPVYGCNEGLLELCQRLKTSLECISANYEIILVNDASPDESWNTIRDLAAADPRVKGINLSRNFGQHRAITAGLDHASGEWVVVMDCDLQDVPEEIPKLYAAAQLGYDIVVGRRVERMDTWLKKFLSRAFHQVFSYFTERNSEHRIANFGIYSKKAISGIRSMREQHRAFSLFASWVGYRRLEIDVQHAIRPYGQSSYNFTKAFNFALDNILTHSDRMLRITVRLGLLMSLVSFSYAAWMILRYFLWATPVMGWTSLIVSIYLSTGLIIGALGIVGLYVGKIFDEVKRRPLYLIESTTFDGLDS
- the rffA gene encoding dTDP-4-amino-4,6-dideoxygalactose transaminase, encoding MTRIPFNRPYTTGREIEYIQEAIANGHLSGNGPFTKRVEGWFEAFLSAPRVLLTHSCTAALEMCAILADLQPGDEVIMPSYTFVSTANAFVLRGAVPVFVDIRPDTLNLDENLIEAAITPRTRAIVVVHYAGVACQMDVIRDIADRHQLLLIEDAAQALHAFFQDKPLGSWGHLAAFSFHETKNIQAGEGGALVINDPRFVERAEIIREKGTDRSRFFKGLVDKYTWVDVGSSYLPSELNAAFLWAQLEEAEHLTQFRINLWNHYQDALHPFSITQGVQLPSPPETCRHNAHIFWILLRDARQRDDLLTTLASEQVQAVFHYVPLHDSKAGRRLARTHGDLHVTESISPRLLRLPLWAGMEASQPRVIRVIQASIA